A genomic window from Colletotrichum destructivum chromosome 7, complete sequence includes:
- a CDS encoding Putative flavin monooxygenase, FAD/NAD(P)-binding domain superfamily → MPSESRVENPFFHPFLFIFQIWQWFADKIFSPTPPEPSTRLSRPKIAVIGAGITGVTSAAHCIGHGFDVVIFEAGGRENLGGIWSRVNNSSSLQIHSMMFRFHPSVKWERGYPDRQQILSQVKQLWEKYGLETRTKFNTAVEKVYQDEKGRWVINNTANGHFEGVIAAVGTCGEPKMPQLPGLENFKGNVYHSSQLTGKNAKGKKMVVIGGGASAVEALEFAVDEEAEKVSILSRSDKWIIPRNPIVNMLLAMNILGQETRLSWIPETLLRKLFYRDLQDIAPYSKGIYMDTPMVNSQVMDTIRSGQAEWVRCDIEGFTADGVIVNRRAQGVPKGGPGRRQVIPADMIVMATGYKRPSLEFLPEDCFNDPYAPPNWYIQTFPPNHPSISAINCTYVAAIGTVGNWHIGIYTRILLMFLIDPMTRPHPFWMKAWIEMTKLLKSAAPTGAFDFFTYLELLWWFAFSVTFNPFRWKWAFFVFFGLGFMLPKRVVEVESRIRNGMGFQDEVGRDVGHSI, encoded by the exons ATGCCGTCTGAATCTCGCGTCGAGAATCCCTTCTTCCaccccttcctcttcatcttccagATCTGGCAATGGTTCGCCGATAAGATCTTCTCGCCCACGCCCCCGGAGCCGAGCACTCGCTTGAGCCGGCCCAAAATCGCTGTCATCGGAGCTGGTATCACTGGTGTGACGTCCGCCGCCCACTGCATCGGCCATGGtttcgacgtcgtcatcttcgaggccggcggTCGCGAGAATCTGGGCGGAATTTGGAGC AGAGTGAACAACTCGTCAAGCCTGCAGATCCACTCGATGATGTTCCGATTCCATCCCTCGGTCAAGTGGGAGCGCGGGTACCCGGACAGACAGCAGATTCTCAGCCAAGTGAAGCAACTCTGGGAAAAGTACGGCCTGGAAACCCGGACTAAGTTCAAcaccgccgtcgagaaggtcTACCAGGATGAGAAGGGTAGATGGGTCATCAACAACACGGCCAACGGCCACTTTGAGGGTGTCATCGCCGCTGTCGGCACTTGCGGTGAACCCAAGATGCCCCAGCTTCCGGGTCTCGAGAACTTCAAGGGCAATGTCTATCACTCCAGCCAGCTTACCGG TAAAaacgccaagggcaagaagatgGTCGTtatcggcggcggcgccagtgccgtcgaggccttggagttcgccgtcgacgaagaggccgagaaggtATCCATCTTGTCCCGCAGCGACAAATGGATCATCCCCCGCAACCCCATCGTGAACATGTTGCTCGCCATGAAcatcctcggccaagagacCCGCTTGTCATGGATCCCTGAGACCTTGTTGCGAAAGCTCTTCTACCGGGACCTGCAGGATATTGCGCCCTACAGCAAGGGCATCTACATGGACACGCCCATGGTAAACAGCCAGGTCATGGACACCATCCGGTCCGGCCAAGCCGAGTGGGTTCGCTGCGACATTGAAGGCTTCACCGCGGATGGTGTCATTGTCAACCGGCGTGCCCAAGGCGTGCCCAAGGGAGGCCCCGGTCGGAGACAGGTCATCCCCGCCGACATGATCGTGATGGCGACCGGATACAAGCGTCCCTCGCTGGAATTCCTCCCGGAGGACTGCTTCAATGACCCGTATGCGCCTCCCAACTGGTACATCCAGACCTTCCCGCCGAACCATCCCTCCATCTCTGCTATCAACTG CACGTATGTTGCCgccatcggcaccgtcggTAACTGGCATATCGGCATCTACACCAGGATTCTCCTCATGTTCCTCATCGACCCGATGACGAGGCCCCATCCCTTCTGGATGAAGGCCTGGATCGAGATGACCAAGCTGCTCAAGTCCGCCGCCCCCACCGGCGCCTTTGACTTCTTCACCTACCTCGAGCTTCTCTGGTGGTTCGCCTTTAGCGTCACCTTCAACCCGTTCCGATGGAAGTgggccttcttcgtcttcttcggcttgGGCTTCATGTTGCCGAAGAgagtcgtcgaggtcgagagccGCATCCGCAACGGCATGGGATTccaggacgaggtcggccgcGACGTGGGACACAGCATCTGA
- a CDS encoding Putative nonaspanin (TM9SF) produces the protein MQLRDMAPSSALLASLLAIPQLVSAFYLPGVAPTSYKKGDLVPLYVNSIKPVAAPSDSRLHSIVSYDYYHPAFKFCEPESGPEYVSESLGSILFGDRIMTSPFELKMKNNEQCKPLCIQKYPPAAVAFVKSRIEQGYSLNWLVDGLPAGQKIYDDFTNTTFYNPGFLMGGVDDNGNIVYNNHYDIYIEYHPVNGDESQLRVVGVVVEPSSRAYPGLLDCKNKMDPIIFEEDGTEKEVKFSYSVFWTESKTAWATRWDKYLHVFDPKIHWFWLIDTAIIVIILILTVMSILVKTLRKDIARYNRLDQINLDDLSGTSALEDGVQEDSGWKLVHGDVFRNPSNPLLLSVLLGNGVQLFVMAGFTICFALLGFLSPSNRGSLGTIILLLYTLLGFVGGYVSARTYKSLQGEKWKMNIALTPILVPSIVFGAFFFLDLFLWAKQSSGAVPFTTMLVIIAIWFVLSVPLSFAGSWMGFRASVLEPPVKTNQIPRQIPPTTTYLRPIPSMLIVGLLPFGAIFVELYFIMSSVWFSRIYYMFGFLFLSYGLMIVTTAAVTILLVYFLLCSENYNWQWRSFLAAGMSGGYIFINCLLYLFTKLNLSNLSGTVLYIGYSALISFLFFILTGSIGYFASWWFVRKIYASIKID, from the exons ATGCAATTACGAGACatggcgccctcgtcggcgctgcTGGCCTCGCTGCTGGCCATCCCCCAGCTGGTTTCCGCCTTCTATCTTCCGGGTGTTGCGCCGACATCCTACAAGAAGGGCGATCTCGTCCCCCTTTACGTCAATAGCATCAAGCCCGTCGCTGCTCCCTCCGACTCTCGGTTGCACTCGATTGTGTCGTACGACTACTACCACCCCGCTTTCAAGTTCTGCGAGCCCGAGTCCGGACCCGAATATGTGTCGGAGAGCCTGGGCAGCATCCTGTTCGGAGATCGCATCATGACGTCTCCGTTCGAGCTCAAGATGAAGAACAACGAGCAATGCAAGCCGCTCTGCATCCAAAAATACCCCCCGGCCGCTGTCGCCTTTGTCAAGAGCCGTATCGAACAAGGCTACAGCTTGAACTGGCTCGTTGACGGCTTGCCCGCCGGGCAGAAGATCTACGACGATTTCACGAACACGACCTTTTACAACCCCGGATTCCtcatgggcggcgtcgacgacaacggcaacaTCGTCTACAACAACCACTACGACATCTACATCGAGTACCATCCCGTTAACGGCGACGAGTCCCAGCTGCGTGTTGTCGGCGTGGTGGTCGAGCCGAGCTCGCGCGCTTACCCGGGCCTGCTTGACTGCAAGAACAAGATGGATCCCATCATCTTCGAGGAGGATGGAaccgagaaggaggtcaagTTCTCGTACTCAGTCTTCTGGACAGAGTCCAAGACGGCCTGGGCTACGCGTTGGGACAAGTACCTGCACGTCTTCGACCCCAAGATCCATTGGTTCTGGCTCATCGACACGGCTATTATCGTCATCATTCTGATCCTCACCGTCATGTCCATCCTGGTCAAGACCCTCAGGAAGGACATTGCTAGGTACAACCGTCTGGACCAAATCAACTTGGACGACCTCTCGGGCACTTCGGcgctggaggacggcgtgcAGGAGGATTCTGGGTGGAAGCTGGTTCACGGCGacgtcttccgcaacccTTCGAACCCTCTCCTCCTGTCGGTCCTCCTCGGAAACGGTGTTCAGCTCTTCGTCATGGCCGGCTTCACCATCTGCTTCGCtctcctcggcttcctgtCGCCCTCCAACCGCGGGTCGCTCGGAACCATCATTCTGCTGCTCTACACCCTCTTGGGTTTCGTTGGCGGTTACGTGTCTGCGAGGACCTACAAGTCGCTGCAGGGCGAGAAGTGGAAGATGAACATTGCGCTGACACCGATCCTGGTGCCCAGCATTGTCTTCGgggcctttttcttccttgaCCTCTTCCTCTGGGCGAAGCAGTCTTCTGGTGCCGTGCCCTTTACCACGATGCtggtcatcatcgccatctgGTTCGTCTTGTCGGTGCCCCTGTCGTTCGCCGGGTCGTGGATGGGCTTCCGCGCCTCGGTCCTCGAGCCTCCTGTCAAGACCAACCAGATCCCGCGCCAGATTCCGCCTACGACCACCTACCTCCGGCCGATTCCTAGCAtgctcatcgtcggcctcctgCCCTTCGGCGCCATCTTTGTCGAGCTCTATTTCATAATGAGCTCCGTGTGGTTCAGCCGGATCTACTACATGTttggcttcctcttcctctcatACGGTCTCATGATTGTCACCACGGCCGCAGTTACCATCCTGCTGGTGTATTTCCTCTTGTGCTCCGAGAACTACAACTGGCAATGGCGCTCGTTCCTTGCCGCGGGCATGAGCGGCGGCTACATCTTCATCAACTGCCTGCTGTACCTCTTTACCAAGCTGAACCTGAGCAACCTGTCCGGCACCGTACTCTATATTGGTTACAGCGCGCTCATttccttcttgttcttcatCCTCACAG GATCGATTGGCTATTTCGCCAGTTGGTGGTTCGTCAGAAAGATCTACGCCTCCATCAAAATTGATTAA
- a CDS encoding Putative mediator complex, subunit Med4 has translation MDKLIDARFDRVEKALASLIESVSKYHPHAKQALDLHEADNDLAKGLNEVQTHQNNNLLLQQLRATTASLDTQIRETLQSLATTRKDITTTQITVYPDGPRYPIKYDELLNYARRISKTTLPPAALTAGVVAATAGDTPAPDPNASMTTNPNTPAAAANGLQSQPVSAAPTPSQAQTPGPSAAANSSSPLQDGIQGGQHPATMMMTTAATTTTTTSGATSLPDGLRNHLDPHFNASFVPWPNEFQIRSGAMSVYQDLADKGIDPRGYDPQQIAEAKRREEEERRAREEQEKLEAERKNREYQEKMDKIRREQQEAYRRDSVAAGAGASSAGKSKQFQFTSLMDDDDDDE, from the exons ATGGACAAGCTCATTGACGCTCGTTTCGATCGTGTCGAGAAGGCCCTGGCCAGTCTCATCGAGTCGGTCTCCAAATACCACCCTCATGCGAAGCAGGCACTGGACCTCCACGAAGCCGACAATGACCTTGCCAAAGGCCTCAATGAAG TACAAACACATCAGAACAACAATCTCCTGTTGCAGCAGCTCCGCGCGACGACCGCCTCCCTCGATACCCAGATCCGCGAGACCCTCCAGAGCCTCGCGACGACCCGCAAggacatcaccaccacccagATCACCGTCTACCCCGACGGACCCAGGTACCCCATCAAGTACGACGAGCTCCTGAACTACGCCCGCCGCATCAGCAAGACCACcctcccgcccgccgccctcaccgccggcgtcgttgcCGCAACGGCCGGGGACACTCCCGCCCCAGACCCGAACGCCAGCATGACCACCAACCCAAacaccccggccgccgccgccaacggcctCCAAAGCCAGCCCGTCAGCGCggccccgacgccgagccaGGCCCAGACCCCGggcccctcggccgcggccaacagcagcagcccccTACAGGACGGCATCCAGGGGGGCCAGCACCCCGCGAcaatgatgatgacgacggcggcgacgacgacgacgacgacgagcggcgCCACCTCGCTGCCCGACGGCCTGCGGAACCACCTCGACCCGCACTTCAACGCCAGCTTCGTCCCCTGGCCCAACGAGTTCCAGATCCGCAGCGGCGCCATGTCCGTCTACCAGGACCTGGCCGACAAGGGCATCGACCCGCGCGGCTACGACCCGCAGCAGATCGCCGAGGCGAAGcgccgcgaggaggaggagcgccgGGCCCgcgaggagcaggagaagctcgaggccgagcgcAAGAACAGGGAATAccaggagaagatggacaAGATCCGCcgcgagcagcaggaggccTACCGCCGCGacagcgtcgccgccggcgccggcgcctcctccgccggcaAGAGCAAGCAGTTCCAGTTCACCAGTctcatggacgacgacgacgacgacgagtag
- a CDS encoding uncharacterized protein (Putative cytochrome b-c1 complex subunit 10, fungi), translated as MPSPSRVGTQYPPTFRSKFGPKYTTVPNVAGWTVSQVIKLGVRAGGFGAAAGIAALFFTSGIPRIQTDILMKIPVLGQTYVKDIPASDNPF; from the exons ATGCCTTCTCCC TCCCGCGTTGGTACTCAGTACCCTCCTACCTTCCGCAGCAAGTTCGGCCCCAA GTACACCACGGTGCCCAACGTTGCCGGCTGGACCGTTTCCCAGGTCATCAAGCT CGGAGTCCGTGCTGGTGGtttcggcgccgccgccggcattgccgccctcttcttcacctCTGGCATTCCCAGAATCCAGACTGATATCCTCATG AAGATtcccgtcctcggccagacCTACGTCAAGGACATCCCCGCCTCTGACAAC CCTTTCTAA
- a CDS encoding Putative alpha-2-glucosyltransferase Alg10: MKAIEAFVDGLNILSVIVLYLLLWLITPKMPNPDPSGPKTNKLYDVLMRLSYIIIFLLGWVWCSNVMAHVDKPYLDEVFHIPQAQKFCDGRWDEWDDKITTPPGLYILSKYYLQTMMRPECSVLDLRGVNIVAVLGVGILATHCRHLLETRRPDAASPAPPAVLSFHAIHLGWNVALFPVLFFFSGLYYTDVVSTLSVLVAYYHHLRRMREETSSFLSDWTTVVVGVLALLMRQTNVFWVVVYMGGLEAVAAVKALRPEPVARPAMTTLGEYVRFYAWRYSVGDVHDPPLNTAWPDDLFFSALSIGIAALANPLRVLKKVYPHITVMALFAGFVAWNGGVVLGDKSNHVATLHLAQMLYIWPLFAFFSFPLFLPSAIGLLRFLRGVFAVASGKNAPRPAESSSSTPSRKHTLPESSQAGSSKKQKTRAQDEPGLQIANAPATSSPFVNALQTLISSKLYHLLLTPSLIVLTLAVIRFNTIIHPFTLADNRHYMFYIFRYTIRRPGLFRYYLVIPYTLARWLCWDTLGGCGQGGLLSDHTGDCSGRYTASRPGPFENSPFGNPAQRARAEKPLATEPLEEALEQPARSGEAAADDANDSKAAKARYDPFAIVTLADPASQSTEPPASSTAILLLLATTLSLMTAPLVEPRYFILPWVFWRILVPGWRLHGHGHAAAAHPALAQLERLPVVGSLARFGKKFDVRLVLETLWFVLVNVVTMYIFLAKPYLWRSEHGRVLENGRMQRFMW, from the exons atgaaGGCAATCGAGGCCTTTGTCGATGGGCTCAACATCCTCTCGGTCATCGTCCTCTACTTGCTGTTATGGCTCATCACCCCAAAGATGCCGAACCCGGACCCCTCGGGGCCAAAGACCAACAAGCTCTACGACGTGCTGATGCGGCTCTCatacatcatcatcttcctcctcggctgGGTTTGGTGCAGCAACGTCATGGCCCACGTCGACAAGCCGTACCTG GACGAGGTCTTCCACATCCCACAAGCTCAAAAGTTCTGCGACGGACGATGGGACGAGTGGGATGACAAAATCACCACCCCTCCCGGCCT GTACATACTTTCCAAGTACTACCTCCAGACCATGATGCGGCCCGAGTGctccgtcctcgacctccgcggcgtcaacatcgtcgccgtcctgggcgtcggcatcctcgcAACCCACTGCCGCCACCTCCTCGAGACCCGCCGCCCCGACGCCGCGTCCCCGGCCCCGCCCGCCGTGCTCTCCTTCCACGCCATCCACCTCGGCTGGAacgtcgccctcttccccgtgctctttttcttctcggGCCTGTACTACACCGACGTCGTCTCGACGCTGTCCGTGCTGGTGGCCTACTACCACCACCTGCGCCGCATGCGCGAGGAGACGAGCTCGTTCCTCAGCGACTGgaccaccgtcgtcgtcggcgtcctcgccctcctcatgAGGCAGACCAACGTCTTCTGGGTCGTCGTGTACATGGGCGGCCTAgaggccgttgccgccgtcaaggccctGCGTCCCGAGCCCGTGGCCAGGCCGGCTATGACGACCCTGGGCGAATACGTCAGGTTCTACGCCTGGCGATACTCGGTGGGGGATGTCCACGATCCGCCCCTCAATACCGCGTGGCCAGACG ActtgttcttctccgcctTGAGCATCGGCATCGCAGCCCTGGCGAACCCTCTCCGCGTCCTGAAGAAGGTCTACCCGCACATCACCGTCATGGCCCTCTTCGCCGGCTTCGTGGCCTGGAACGGCGGCGTAGTATTGG GTGACAAGTCCAACCACGTCGCGACGTTGCATCTCGCCCAGATGCTCTACATCTGGcccctcttcgccttcttctccttcccgctcttcctcccctccgccATCGGCCTTCTCCGCTTCCTGCGCGGCGTCTTCGCCGTGGCCTCCGGGAAGAACGCCCCCAGGCCCGCAGagtccagctcctcgacgccgtcccgCAAGCATACGCTGCCCGAGTCCTCCCAGGCCGGCTCGTCCAAGAAACAAAAGACCCGAGCCCAAGATGAGCCGGGCCTACAGATCGCCAACGCTCCCGCGACATCATCACCGTTCGTCAACGCCCTCCAGACACTGATCTCATCCAAGCTCTACCATCTACTCCTTACCCCGTCCCTCATCGTCCTGaccctcgccgtcatccgcTTTAACACCATCATCCACCCTttcaccctcgccgacaacAGACACTACATGTTCTACATCTTCCGGTATACCATCCGGCGTCCGGGCCTATTCCGCTACTACCTCGTCATCCCTTACACCCTCGCCCGCTGGCTCTGCTGGGATACGCTCGGCGGCTGCGGCCAGGGCGGGCTCCTTTCGGACCACACGGGAGACTGCTCGGGTCGCTACACGGCCTCGCGTCCCGGCCCGTTCGAGAACAGCCCCTTCGGCAACCCAGCTCAGCGTGCGCGTGCCGAGAAGCCACTGGCGACGGAACCCCTAgaggaggccctcgagcagcCCGCCCGGTCCggcgaagccgccgccgacgacgccaacgactCAAAGGCGGCAAAGGCACGCTACGACCCTttcgccatcgtcaccctAGCCGACCCAGCGTCGCAGAGCACCGAACccccggcctcctcgaccgccatcctgctcctcctcgccacgACGCTGTCCCTGATGACGGCGCCCCTCGTTGAGCCGCGCTACTTCATCCTCCCCTGGGTCTTCTGGCGCATCCTCGTCCCGGGCTGGCGGctccacggccacggccacgccgccgccgcgcatCCCGCCCTGGCCCAGCTCGAGCGTCTCCCGGTGGTCGGGTCCCTTGCCCGGTTCGGAAAAAAGTTTGACGTCCGGCTCGTCCTCGAGACGCTGTGGTTCGTGCTGGTCAACGTGGTCACCATGtacatcttcctcgccaagcCGTACCTGTGGAGATCCGAGCACGGCAGGGTCTTGGAGAATGGCAGGATGCAGCGCTTCATGTGGTGA